The following proteins are encoded in a genomic region of Roseofilum capinflatum BLCC-M114:
- a CDS encoding GNAT family N-acetyltransferase, which yields MTLDMGDRPQLQIRLATRDDVPILFDLIGALAEYEKLSHQVVGNAADLEKHLCDRHYIEALIAEWEGKPVGFTLFFHNYSTFLTQPGLYLEDLFVRPEYRRKGIGSALLRTVAKIALERGCGRFDWAVLDWNEPAIAFYERMGAQVLPDWRICRVTGSALTDLAT from the coding sequence ATGACCCTTGATATGGGCGATCGCCCCCAACTCCAGATTCGACTCGCAACCCGCGACGATGTACCTATTCTGTTCGACTTGATCGGCGCGTTAGCCGAATATGAGAAATTATCCCATCAGGTGGTGGGTAATGCGGCTGACTTGGAAAAACACCTGTGCGATCGACACTATATAGAAGCCTTAATTGCCGAATGGGAGGGCAAACCGGTGGGGTTTACCCTCTTTTTCCATAACTATTCCACCTTTCTCACCCAACCGGGACTCTATCTCGAAGACCTGTTTGTGCGACCCGAATATCGCCGTAAAGGGATTGGCTCTGCCCTGTTGAGAACTGTGGCAAAAATTGCCCTAGAGCGGGGTTGTGGGCGCTTTGATTGGGCGGTATTAGACTGGAATGAACCGGCGATCGCCTTCTACGAACGCATGGGCGCTCAAGTGCTTCCTGACTGGCGAATTTGCCGCGTCACCGGTTCCGCCCTTACCGACTTAGCCACTTAA
- a CDS encoding glycogen debranching protein — protein sequence MTIWVNEQIDPSGMIYACIACSDHKQAQDCHDSFNNNLTEDQKQAGWTARMRTVSSWEEVPASALKLN from the coding sequence ATGACTATTTGGGTGAATGAACAAATCGATCCCTCTGGCATGATCTATGCTTGCATTGCCTGTTCCGACCACAAACAAGCTCAGGACTGCCACGACTCCTTTAACAACAATCTCACGGAAGACCAAAAACAAGCCGGATGGACAGCTCGAATGCGTACCGTTTCTTCTTGGGAAGAAGTCCCCGCAAGTGCCCTGAAGTTGAATTGA
- the priA gene encoding primosomal protein N' → MISKLDRLQTSVTSFRVAASNRPFYGESPSSANPRWVEVLVDYDRQEVEDQKLYTYAISSNLPVQPGDILSVPFGRQQLGAIAIRLLSAPPADLPPEKIKSVHEVISAGFFPPSYWQLLNQVAHYYHTPLMRVIRMALPPGLLGKSQRRIRLTNSIPTEAQVFLHPPAQQLLNLLTSSKTGEYSWRYLKQQVRQAQRGLQDLLKRQWVESYLEPPKPPRPKRQQVVTLVKFTVPEPEELTPRQQEILNLLGRQGGELLLTELLEQGQTSSGLIKTLEQKQWVVIEEQEQLRSEAGPMPDRDTAKPLTPAQTQALQAIQGRSGYHPFLLHGITGSGKTEVYLQAIAPILEQGQSILVLVPEIGLTPQLTDRFRARFGAKIRVYHSALSDGERYDTWRQMLQGTPQIVIGTRSAVFAPLPRLGLIILDEEHDTSFKQSQPAPTYHARQVAQWRAQLENCPLILGSATPSMETWFSSRSGTCTRLSLPERVENRPLPPISVVDLRRELKQGNRSIFSRSLQDHLRGLRERQQQGILFIPRRGHSTFVSCRSCGHVLECPHCDVSLSYHYTHEGASKRLRCHYCNFSQLQPSHCPECQSPYLKHFGTGTQRVTQELAKLFPELRVIRFDSDTTRTKNAHRTLLTRFVQGEADLLVGTQMLTKGLDIPGVTLVGVVAADGLLHQGDYRAGETAVQILTQVSGRAGRGDDPGQVIIQTYSPDHPAIQAVQNNAYDRFMEQELKEREAYHYPPYSSLVLFRFSGLDLMEVQTAAQQVAEVLESRAGNYQVLGPAPARVMRVSDAYRWQILLKFPPGVEINLPTLAELRSLCSTRVGLHLDIDPLNFG, encoded by the coding sequence ATGATCAGCAAACTCGATCGCCTGCAAACATCGGTTACGAGTTTCCGAGTGGCCGCCTCAAACCGTCCGTTTTATGGAGAGTCGCCATCCTCTGCTAATCCGCGCTGGGTGGAAGTTTTGGTGGATTACGATCGCCAGGAAGTAGAGGATCAAAAGCTTTATACCTATGCCATTAGCTCCAACTTGCCGGTGCAACCGGGAGATATTCTCAGTGTGCCCTTTGGTCGTCAGCAGTTGGGGGCGATCGCCATTCGGCTCTTGTCTGCACCTCCAGCAGACCTACCCCCAGAAAAGATCAAGTCGGTTCATGAGGTCATTAGTGCTGGCTTTTTTCCCCCCAGTTATTGGCAACTTCTCAATCAAGTGGCCCATTATTACCATACTCCCTTAATGCGAGTCATTCGCATGGCCCTGCCTCCAGGACTCTTGGGAAAATCGCAACGTCGCATCCGCTTAACGAACTCGATCCCAACCGAAGCGCAAGTATTTCTGCATCCACCCGCGCAACAACTGCTGAATCTCCTCACCAGCAGCAAAACCGGAGAGTATTCTTGGCGCTATCTGAAACAACAGGTACGCCAGGCCCAACGAGGATTGCAAGATTTATTAAAACGGCAATGGGTGGAAAGCTACCTAGAACCGCCGAAACCACCTCGCCCCAAGCGTCAACAGGTGGTAACCCTCGTCAAGTTTACTGTACCAGAACCTGAAGAATTAACGCCCCGACAACAGGAAATTTTAAACCTTCTGGGTCGTCAGGGAGGGGAACTGTTGCTCACAGAACTCCTGGAACAAGGACAAACTTCTTCGGGGTTAATCAAGACTTTGGAACAAAAGCAGTGGGTCGTGATTGAGGAACAGGAACAGCTACGCAGCGAAGCTGGCCCCATGCCCGATCGCGATACAGCCAAACCCCTGACTCCCGCCCAAACTCAAGCCTTGCAAGCCATTCAGGGGCGTTCGGGGTATCATCCCTTTCTGCTCCATGGGATTACTGGATCGGGCAAAACAGAAGTCTATCTTCAGGCGATCGCCCCCATTCTAGAGCAAGGACAATCCATCCTCGTCCTCGTCCCCGAAATTGGCCTGACTCCCCAACTCACTGATCGCTTCCGGGCCCGATTCGGGGCAAAAATCCGCGTTTACCATAGTGCCCTATCCGATGGTGAACGGTACGATACCTGGCGGCAGATGCTCCAGGGAACCCCCCAAATCGTCATCGGAACCCGATCCGCCGTTTTTGCCCCCTTGCCCCGTCTGGGCTTAATTATCCTGGACGAAGAACACGACACCAGCTTCAAGCAAAGCCAACCCGCACCCACCTACCACGCTCGTCAAGTGGCCCAATGGCGGGCACAATTGGAAAATTGCCCCCTGATTTTGGGTAGCGCCACCCCATCCATGGAAACCTGGTTTAGCAGTCGGTCGGGGACTTGCACGCGCCTGAGTTTACCGGAACGAGTGGAAAACCGGCCCCTCCCTCCCATTTCCGTTGTGGACTTGCGTCGAGAACTCAAACAGGGAAACCGGTCAATTTTTAGCCGCAGTCTACAAGATCATTTAAGAGGTTTGCGCGAACGCCAGCAACAAGGCATCCTCTTCATTCCCCGTCGCGGCCATAGCACCTTTGTCTCCTGTCGTAGTTGCGGTCATGTCCTCGAATGTCCCCATTGTGATGTTTCCCTCTCCTACCACTACACCCACGAAGGAGCCTCCAAACGGCTGCGCTGTCATTACTGCAACTTTTCTCAACTTCAACCTTCCCACTGTCCCGAATGTCAATCCCCCTATCTGAAGCACTTTGGCACAGGAACCCAACGAGTCACCCAAGAACTGGCCAAACTCTTCCCAGAATTGCGCGTCATTCGCTTTGACAGCGACACCACCCGCACCAAAAACGCCCACCGCACCCTCCTGACTCGGTTTGTGCAAGGAGAGGCAGACTTATTAGTGGGAACTCAGATGTTAACCAAAGGACTAGACATTCCCGGAGTTACCCTAGTGGGAGTGGTAGCAGCCGATGGCCTATTGCATCAGGGAGACTATCGCGCTGGGGAAACTGCCGTGCAAATTCTGACCCAAGTTTCCGGTCGTGCCGGTCGCGGAGATGACCCCGGCCAAGTGATTATTCAGACCTATTCGCCAGACCATCCCGCCATTCAAGCGGTTCAAAACAATGCCTATGACAGGTTTATGGAGCAGGAGTTAAAGGAGCGAGAAGCCTACCATTATCCGCCCTACAGTTCCTTGGTGCTGTTTCGCTTCAGTGGCTTAGATTTAATGGAAGTGCAAACGGCTGCTCAACAGGTGGCTGAGGTTTTAGAGTCAAGAGCAGGCAACTATCAAGTTTTAGGCCCTGCACCGGCGCGGGTGATGCGAGTCTCCGATGCCTATCGCTGGCAGATTTTGCTCAAGTTTCCTCCCGGAGTCGAGATTAACCTTCCTACTTTGGCTGAGTTGCGATCGCTCTGTTCTACTAGAGTTGGTTTACACCTAGACATCGATCCCCTTAATTTCGGATAG
- a CDS encoding glucose-6-phosphate isomerase produces MDAATLWQRYQDWLYTHDSLGFYLDISRMRFDDRQVMEMKPKFDKAFAEMAKLEAGAIANPDEGRMVGHYWLRNTDLAPNSQLKAEINETLEAIHRFAQDIHSGAIKPPNAPKFTDIVSIGIGGSALGPEFVAQALAPSSPQLNIHFIDNTDPAGIDRTLGQLKDKLNTTLAIVISKSGGTPETRNGMVEVQAAYQAANLPYSPHFIAITGHGSKLEKMAESENWLATFPMHDWVGGRTSELSAVGLVPAALQGIDIDQMLAGAKEMDEATRVPELKQNPAALLSLAWYFAGNGKGEKDMVILPYKDSLLLFSRYLQQLVMESLGKEKDLDGNTVYQGIAVYGNKGSTDQHAYVQQLREGVPNFFVTFIEVIKDRDRPSPEVEPGVTAGDYLSGLLQGTRKALYENNRDSITVTIPEVTPRTVGALIALYERAVGFYATLVNINAYHQPGVEAGKKAAGSILQLQNQIMKALAESHQPLSLAELAAAANAPEEIESVYKIVRHLAANNRGVVLQGDSSQLQQLKVTGK; encoded by the coding sequence ATGGATGCAGCAACCCTCTGGCAACGTTATCAAGACTGGCTGTACACCCACGACAGCCTCGGATTTTATCTCGACATCAGTCGAATGAGGTTTGACGATCGCCAAGTCATGGAAATGAAACCTAAGTTCGACAAGGCCTTTGCAGAAATGGCTAAACTCGAAGCCGGGGCGATCGCCAACCCAGACGAAGGACGGATGGTTGGTCATTACTGGTTACGCAATACCGATCTCGCTCCTAACTCCCAACTGAAAGCCGAAATTAACGAAACCCTAGAAGCCATCCATCGCTTCGCCCAAGATATCCACTCCGGAGCCATCAAACCCCCCAACGCCCCCAAATTTACCGATATTGTCTCCATCGGTATCGGTGGATCGGCTCTAGGGCCAGAATTCGTCGCTCAAGCCTTAGCCCCCTCCTCTCCTCAACTCAACATTCACTTCATTGACAACACCGATCCGGCTGGCATCGATCGCACGCTAGGTCAACTCAAAGATAAACTAAACACCACCCTGGCGATCGTGATCTCCAAATCTGGAGGCACACCGGAAACCCGCAACGGTATGGTCGAAGTCCAAGCCGCCTATCAAGCCGCCAATCTTCCCTACAGCCCCCACTTTATCGCCATTACCGGCCATGGCAGTAAACTAGAAAAGATGGCGGAATCTGAAAACTGGTTAGCCACCTTCCCCATGCATGACTGGGTAGGGGGACGCACCTCCGAACTCTCCGCCGTTGGCTTAGTCCCGGCTGCTCTGCAAGGTATCGATATCGATCAAATGTTAGCGGGGGCCAAAGAAATGGACGAAGCCACCCGCGTCCCCGAACTCAAACAAAATCCCGCCGCTCTGCTCTCTCTTGCCTGGTACTTCGCTGGCAACGGCAAAGGGGAAAAAGATATGGTCATTCTGCCCTACAAAGACAGCTTGCTGCTCTTTAGCCGCTATCTGCAACAGTTGGTGATGGAATCCTTGGGCAAAGAAAAGGATTTAGACGGCAATACGGTCTATCAAGGGATTGCCGTTTACGGAAATAAAGGCTCCACTGACCAACATGCCTATGTGCAGCAGTTGCGTGAAGGTGTCCCCAATTTCTTTGTTACCTTCATTGAAGTCATTAAAGACCGCGATCGCCCTTCCCCCGAAGTCGAACCGGGAGTTACCGCAGGTGACTATCTGTCTGGACTTTTACAAGGAACTCGCAAAGCCTTATACGAAAATAACCGGGATTCGATTACCGTCACCATTCCCGAAGTCACCCCCCGCACCGTAGGCGCATTAATTGCCCTCTATGAGCGAGCTGTTGGATTCTATGCCACCTTGGTGAATATCAACGCTTATCACCAACCTGGCGTAGAAGCGGGTAAGAAAGCTGCTGGAAGTATTCTCCAGTTGCAAAATCAAATTATGAAAGCTCTAGCAGAGAGTCATCAGCCCTTATCCTTGGCGGAATTAGCGGCTGCTGCCAATGCACCAGAAGAAATTGAGTCAGTTTACAAAATTGTCCGCCATCTCGCAGCCAATAATCGGGGCGTTGTCTTGCAGGGGGACAGTTCTCAACTCCAACAGTTGAAAGTCACTGGGAAATAG
- a CDS encoding RNA polymerase sigma factor, RpoD/SigA family, whose product MLNRLDNHGLIDRKDDNPPAKSEAKASVVSGLNLSSSDSKETSNSWSNGDWVESISWLNEDTVGLFLKEMARYPLLNAEEEVILSRQVQEGVELQKIQEKLREKTGKEPTIKDVSRASGLAESEISTKLKKGQIAKQKIVRSNLRLVVSIAKRYVNRGVPFLDLIQEGALGLNRAAEKFDPEKGYKFSTYAYWWIRQGITRTLANHGRTVRLPIHVVEKLNKMRVMQQQLRQKLERNPSEAELAEALEISMTQLRYLHQVRRRSLSLNHRFGEEQDTELLDLLEDQGTQSPEAQISETMMRQEILSVLSDVLTEREKDIISLRYGLSNGKPYTLEEVSHLFNLSRERVRQIQTKAMRKLRRPQVAQRLKAWLR is encoded by the coding sequence ATGTTGAACCGACTAGATAATCACGGATTGATCGATCGGAAAGACGATAATCCTCCAGCGAAGTCAGAGGCAAAAGCTTCTGTTGTAAGTGGTCTCAATCTTTCATCATCAGATTCTAAAGAGACATCAAACTCCTGGTCTAACGGAGATTGGGTAGAATCAATTTCTTGGCTCAATGAGGATACCGTCGGTCTATTCCTAAAAGAAATGGCACGTTATCCCCTCCTGAATGCAGAAGAAGAAGTGATCTTATCTCGACAAGTTCAAGAGGGAGTCGAACTGCAAAAAATACAAGAAAAATTGCGGGAAAAAACCGGTAAAGAACCGACGATCAAAGATGTGTCTCGTGCCAGTGGATTGGCGGAGTCAGAAATTAGTACGAAATTGAAAAAAGGGCAAATTGCCAAGCAGAAAATTGTTCGATCGAATCTTAGATTAGTGGTGTCAATTGCTAAACGATATGTAAATCGAGGAGTGCCCTTTCTCGATCTCATCCAGGAAGGAGCATTGGGATTAAATAGAGCAGCAGAAAAGTTTGATCCCGAAAAAGGTTATAAGTTTTCAACCTATGCCTACTGGTGGATTCGTCAGGGGATCACCCGCACGTTAGCCAACCATGGACGAACGGTTAGATTACCAATTCATGTGGTCGAAAAACTGAATAAAATGCGGGTAATGCAACAGCAACTGCGACAAAAACTCGAACGCAACCCCAGCGAAGCAGAATTAGCTGAAGCATTAGAAATTTCGATGACTCAATTGCGATATTTGCATCAGGTGCGCCGGCGATCGCTCTCCCTCAACCATCGATTTGGAGAAGAGCAAGATACGGAATTACTGGATTTACTTGAAGATCAAGGAACCCAATCTCCAGAAGCTCAGATTAGCGAAACCATGATGCGTCAGGAAATCCTATCGGTTCTTAGTGATGTCCTCACAGAACGGGAAAAAGATATTATTTCCTTAAGGTATGGCTTAAGTAACGGAAAACCCTATACCCTAGAAGAGGTCAGCCATTTGTTTAACCTCTCCCGCGAACGAGTGCGACAAATTCAGACCAAAGCCATGCGAAAACTACGCCGTCCTCAAGTGGCTCAACGGTTGAAAGCTTGGCTGCGTTAA
- a CDS encoding type II toxin-antitoxin system VapC family toxin, translating to MVSKAALEGRGFRPNFSDEPRVKQNFAQAGACFISSITIGELCYGARKSKRCEANLERIEGLIANSTILECNTQTARQYGEVKNQLRLKGRPLPENDMWITSLALQYNLTLVTRDAHFQEVENIQTVAL from the coding sequence ATGGTTAGTAAAGCCGCCCTGGAAGGGCGGGGTTTCAGACCCAATTTTTCTGATGAACCCAGAGTGAAACAAAACTTCGCTCAAGCAGGAGCTTGCTTTATTTCAAGTATCACGATTGGCGAATTGTGTTATGGTGCAAGAAAATCAAAGAGATGCGAAGCTAATCTAGAGAGAATTGAGGGATTAATTGCCAATAGTACAATTCTTGAGTGTAATACGCAAACTGCTCGTCAATACGGTGAAGTTAAGAATCAACTCAGGCTCAAAGGTCGCCCCTTACCTGAAAATGATATGTGGATTACATCCTTAGCTTTACAATATAATTTAACCTTGGTCACACGAGATGCTCATTTTCAAGAAGTAGAAAATATACAAACTGTAGCGTTGTGA
- a CDS encoding helicase C-terminal domain-containing protein, whose translation MIEVEVHQQLRAFLRLGASPSWPHQLTMARLVARAMRLGRSALIQTGRPLYQGQPYRVSYLVPLLMWPGPAIWVGPQEVLQQLQMVEIPQLQETLALSWVKSVVVADRWPKGEFSGIVLTTPEQFLGDRLHPENRGKRFPLGIPTLIDGVDDLEDWTREQINQCLTPKDWTELMLACPQHRDPIRDTQVKLTKSIFQHPPNPYECCLLTEEDEEAIAQLFHYFDQHQLILPSPWQQFALAPSSSDSLRWANIHRSTGQFTLWSGPVDIAPILAPLWADQPVVLIGETLDRQANASRYCRQMGLDDITCIEFNASSDQELIHLYLPDRLPLPNTPQFQIQVLQEIQSLLSVRGHQGDLTVILVADVPLKGQIAATLAGEFGSKVQVDKTSWETHGILVCGWDFWRSHQGVLPPPSLLIVVALPIPSLEHPLVAGRVAYYKQRRLDWFREYLLPTAIQNLKRAIAPVRPGVVALLDTRVLHRSYGQTILSALEPMARINYRDPSWVRQIGDR comes from the coding sequence GTGATTGAGGTTGAAGTCCATCAGCAATTGCGAGCTTTTCTGCGCTTGGGAGCATCTCCATCCTGGCCCCATCAGTTAACGATGGCCCGGTTGGTGGCCCGAGCCATGCGTTTGGGACGGAGTGCTTTAATTCAAACCGGTCGCCCCCTTTATCAAGGGCAACCCTATCGGGTGAGTTATTTGGTTCCCTTGTTGATGTGGCCGGGGCCAGCCATTTGGGTGGGGCCCCAAGAGGTTTTGCAGCAGTTACAGATGGTGGAAATTCCCCAATTACAGGAGACCTTAGCGCTCAGTTGGGTAAAGTCGGTGGTGGTGGCCGATCGCTGGCCGAAGGGAGAGTTTTCTGGTATCGTATTGACGACTCCAGAGCAATTTTTAGGCGATCGCCTGCATCCAGAGAACCGAGGAAAGCGTTTTCCCCTGGGAATTCCAACCCTGATCGATGGTGTAGATGATTTAGAGGACTGGACGCGAGAGCAGATTAATCAATGCTTAACCCCCAAGGACTGGACTGAGTTAATGTTAGCCTGTCCCCAACACCGAGACCCCATTCGCGATACCCAAGTTAAGCTCACCAAGTCGATTTTCCAGCATCCTCCCAACCCCTACGAATGCTGTTTACTCACCGAGGAGGACGAAGAGGCGATCGCTCAATTGTTCCATTACTTTGACCAACATCAGCTTATCCTACCCTCTCCCTGGCAACAGTTCGCCCTTGCCCCATCGAGTTCTGATTCTCTCAGGTGGGCTAATATTCATCGTTCCACGGGTCAATTTACCCTCTGGTCTGGCCCTGTAGATATTGCTCCTATCCTTGCTCCTCTGTGGGCCGATCAACCGGTGGTTTTAATTGGGGAAACCCTAGATCGACAGGCCAATGCAAGCCGTTATTGCAGACAAATGGGACTCGACGATATTACTTGTATTGAATTTAATGCTTCGAGCGACCAAGAGTTGATCCATCTCTATTTACCTGATCGCCTTCCTCTCCCCAATACTCCCCAATTTCAAATCCAGGTTTTGCAGGAAATTCAAAGTCTACTCAGTGTCCGGGGACATCAAGGAGATTTAACTGTTATTTTAGTTGCGGATGTGCCTCTGAAAGGGCAAATTGCTGCGACCTTAGCGGGTGAATTTGGCTCCAAAGTACAAGTGGACAAAACTTCATGGGAAACCCATGGGATTTTAGTGTGTGGATGGGACTTTTGGCGATCGCATCAAGGTGTTCTGCCTCCTCCCAGTTTACTGATTGTTGTGGCTTTACCCATTCCTTCTTTAGAACATCCCCTGGTGGCTGGACGAGTTGCCTATTATAAACAACGGCGCTTAGACTGGTTTCGGGAATATCTACTGCCCACAGCCATTCAAAACCTGAAACGGGCGATCGCCCCAGTCCGTCCAGGAGTGGTGGCCCTATTAGATACCCGTGTCCTTCACCGCAGTTATGGTCAAACCATCCTCTCAGCCCTGGAACCCATGGCCCGCATTAATTACCGCGATCCCAGTTGGGTTAGACAAATTGGCGATCGCTGA
- a CDS encoding RNA-guided endonuclease InsQ/TnpB family protein, whose amino-acid sequence MERAFNYRFYPTLEQESLLRRTLGCVRLVYNKALHERTQAWYQRQERIDYAQTSSLLTAWKKQEELHFLNEVSCVPLQQGLRHLQTAFSNFFAARAKYPNFKKKHQGGSAEFTKSAFKFKEGQIYLAKCKEPLAIRWSR is encoded by the coding sequence ATGGAAAGAGCATTTAACTACCGATTTTACCCAACCTTAGAGCAAGAGTCCCTATTGCGGCGAACTTTGGGTTGTGTAAGATTAGTTTACAACAAAGCGCTCCATGAAAGAACTCAGGCTTGGTATCAACGACAAGAAAGAATCGATTACGCTCAAACATCTTCTCTGTTGACCGCCTGGAAAAAACAAGAAGAGTTACATTTCTTAAACGAAGTCAGTTGTGTCCCCTTACAACAAGGGTTGAGGCATCTACAAACCGCATTTAGCAACTTTTTTGCCGCGCGTGCCAAATATCCCAACTTCAAGAAAAAACACCAAGGAGGGAGTGCTGAGTTTACCAAATCCGCATTCAAGTTCAAAGAAGGTCAAATCTATTTAGCCAAATGTAAAGAACCCTTAGCCATTCGTTGGTCTCG